From a single Stigmatopora argus isolate UIUO_Sarg chromosome 4, RoL_Sarg_1.0, whole genome shotgun sequence genomic region:
- the LOC144073569 gene encoding protein FAM210A-like, with amino-acid sequence MMLMQRVIAHGNLQRMAVGSRLLLGVAVHDPPQSFCRCALHLPPPHLSGWHRFSTSSSVAAPQPQHHPPSDKTPISSPQTTADHQERDRASVEEVEVDPLQDRSIGLVQRFKKTFKQYGKVMIPVHLLTSSFWFGTFYYAAMKGINVVQFLEMVGVPESLLGLLRESSSGYALTAYAMYKIATPARYALTLGGTSLSVQYLRKHGYLSTPPPVKEYIQDKMEETKERFSEKMEETKERFSEKMEETKDKLSEKLQETKDRVSEGKAFFRKKND; translated from the exons atgatgTTAATGCAGCGTGTCATAGCTCATGGCAATCTGCAAAGGATGGCAGTGGGGAGTCGATTACTGCTGGGTGTCGCTGTCCATGACCCACCACAATCATTTTGCAGGTGTGCCCTCCACCTGCCCCCGCCACACCTATCAGGCTGGCACAGGTTTTCGACGTCATCCAGTGTGGCTGCCCCCCAACCCCAACACCATCCCCCGAGTGACAAAACACCAATTTCCTCACCTCAGACAACAGCAGATCATCAAGAAAGAGATAGGGCCAGCGTTGAAGAGGTGGAGGTGGACCCTCTGCAAGACAGGTCCATTGGTCTTGTTCAGAGATTTAAGAAGACTTTTAAACAGTACGGAAAAGTGATGATTCCTGTGCATCTCCTTACGTCATCATTTTGGTTTGGAACATTCTACTATGCTGCTATGAA aggtatAAATGTGGTACAATTCCTGGAGATGGTCGGTGTGCCAGAATCACTCCTTGGATTATTGAGAGAATCCTCAAGTGGTTACGCTCTGACTGCTTACGCCATGTACAAA ATTGCCACCCCTGCTAGATATGCGTTGACTCTGGGTGGCACTTCCTTGTCTGTTCAGTACCTCCGAAAGCACGGCTACTTATCCACACCGCCGCCCGTCAAAGAGTACATCCAGGACAAAATGGAGGAGACAAAAGAGAGGTTTTCggaaaaaatggaagaaacaaAAGAACGCTTCTCAGAAAAAATGGAAGAGACTAAGGACAAGCTGTCAGAGAAACTGCAGGAAACCAAAGACCGGGTATCTGAGGGGAAAGCattttttaggaagaaaaatgATTAG